DNA sequence from the Centroberyx gerrardi isolate f3 chromosome 2, fCenGer3.hap1.cur.20231027, whole genome shotgun sequence genome:
TTCAGACTGATCCAGGCTCAGTTCAGTGGAGAGACCTTTACTTCATCAGGGTCCCGCGCCTCTCTGACCATGTTGGTCATCCCATTGACGAGGTAAAGAAAAAGTCATGCTgacatttttgatattttgctttGAAAACTGCTGAGAGTTTAAGGTGTTAGATATGAGGAGTGTTACCCGGGCATAATATTCTGATGCTTCATGTtgatttctattttcttttgatCTTCACCTAACCTTTTTCCTGCTCAGGGGGAAGAAGAAGTGGATGACAGGGTTAGAGCTTTGATCAAAGACAAGGTGAAAGAAGGTGTGACAAAAGTGGCGGAGGTAAAGAAGCACATGGTTCAGTTTGTGCAGGACGAGCTCTTTCCAGACTCTGCTCCACCACAACTCAGAGCGTTCTTCCCCAAGGAGAAAACCATAAGGAGCATCATGAAGCAGGCCCGAACCGAGATACACTTCACCAGGATTGACTTGGCTAACCTGCTGGTGAggcgtctctctctttttctatctctctgtctttctttctttctctctttatctcttcctttctctatctctgtctttctttctctgtcgctgcctctctatctctttctttctctatctgtctttctttctctgtcgctgcctctatctgtctttctttctctgtctttctttctctgtctttctttctctgtcgctgcctttatctctgtctttctttctccatctctgtctttctttctctgtctttgtttctctatctctgtctttctttctctgtcgctgcctctatctctttctttctctatctgtctttctttctctatctgtctctttctctgtctctgcatctttatctctatctttctctatctctttctttctctgtctctgcatctttatctctatctttctctatctctgtctttctttctatatctctttctttctctgtgtctgcctctctctctctgcctctctgtctctgtctgtcttgtgtgtgtgactctcacgATGTTTCATATGCTCTGTCCGCCCCAGGGCCTTGCAGAGAGTTGGAAGCAGCAGGCTCCAAAGACAAACTTCATGCTCAGAGTTCATTCGGAGAGCGAGAACCTGCTGCTCTGCTACCAAACTGTCTGGCAGCAGGACCTGCTCCGGCTGTACGGCAGGGAAGTGTGTTTCCTGGACGCCGCCTACAGGAGAACACAGTTTCCTTTGCCAGTttactttctgtgtgtgcgcaGTAACATCAGCCTGATGGTGGTGGGGTTGTTTGTGGTGCAGACCAAGAGCGCCGAGGCACTGATGGAGGCTTTGGGGATCTTCAGGCAGTGGAACCCGGCCTGGATCCCACACTACATCCTCACTGAGGACTGCCCCAAGGAGATGGTGGCTGTGGAGACTGTGTTCACAGGTGAAGAATTCAGCTGGGTAGTATGTGGATTCTTACATTGACAGGATAGCCGTGCATTGTTCATTTTCAGGGGAATTCAGAGTTTCTTTcaagttttctttctttttgatttGCTGTCTACATttcaggctgtcaggctgtgcTCAATGATCACCTGCGAGAGAAAACATGGACACAGTGGTTGTGCAATGGGAACCGTACCATTGTTAACCACACAGAGATCTTAAAGATGATGTGTGCCATAGCCGGGGCGCTGACAAAGCAGGAACACCAAGCGGCACTGAAACGGCTGCAGGAGAGCTCCATCTGGAAGAGACCTCTGTTCAAAAACTGGTTCACAGACAAGTGGCTGGCAGAGGAAAAGGTTTGCACCGAATATGTCAGTTACTGTCAGAAGGAATTGTTCTGTAACCATTTTATCTCCTTTTGTGTTTACATGAAAGAGAAGTTATGCAGTAAGGCTGTGATTCAGAGTGGAGTTAATTCCGGTATTCAGACCTCAGACTTATCTGTGGAATTAAGCACAGCCGCATGCATCAGGTGGGGGTTTGTGGGAACCTTGTATGAAAATCACAGAACATTTTTTGTAGGCCCCTAGACTAAAACAAGTTGGGAATATAAATAACCCAATGTGGCTACTTCATAATAATTCAAATCTCTCCCAGTTCTTCTTCAATTGATATTTTTATGTCTTCTAAATGACCCACATGGATACTAATAGCTTTATCTCTCATACACAAAACAATGTTAATCCTCTAAACTTCAACACAAACCGCATTAAATTTCAATATGGTAGGTGGATTTGTacataaatgaaacaaatttgTATGATAACTATTAAACTAATTATAATGATAGTAGCATAAAGCTTTCTAGACAAGTGCGAGCCAGAAGGAGATCACTGAGGATAGAATTAAATGATTGGAAATCcatgaataaaaaaatcactAGACTGTTGATCTGCATTATGTTTGGCTGTCTGCATGGATTGACAATGTCAGCAGTGTTTCTCTCATATGAAGCTGATGTTAGGTGACAGCCTAGTCACTTAACACTTAAACCCAAGATCAAATTTGCCAGTCTATTATtgtataaaaatgaaacaaGCCAGGCAGGCAAATATGTAGCTCCACATCATTTATTAAAAACACCCATTGCCTAAATTATGACATTTTATCACACATATAGGAAGCACATCTAACACAATTTCTGGTGAAAATGAAATAGACAGTGGTACAgtcataaattaaaataatacatACTCAGTATTCATACTCTAGTCTCAgttgtggggattgaacctgtcaCCTTTTGATAATGGGACAGTCagtctaaccactaggccactctGCTATCCTGACTATGATGCCATTGTTGACTTTTTCCATGGCATTCCATGCCAGAGCAAGATCTTTTTAAAGGGATGTGCGAGACGCACTGAAATCCCCATGCCCCAAAAACTAGGCATCCAGGGGCGCAGGCACTACAAACTCCTGATTTCAATATTTTGGATAAGTTAAGCAGAGTTAAACAACTGTACAGCCCAAATCTGAACACAAATAGCTTTATCTCGTTTATCTCCTGTCTTATCTCAAGAAGTTGTGCACGTGACCCAAGTCATGCAACTCTGAATCGCAGtaataaaaaacacaccaacatactgtatgtactcgATGCAAAAGAGGAAGTTTGCATCTTCTGCTTTATTGTGTCATCATAACGTACCACAAGGATGAGATGTTTTGTAACAACATGTTACTTATTtgacagaaatgtttttttcccctgttctTGCAGAGATGGGCAAATGCGGTAAGAGCTGACATAGTGAACTTTGTCTCTCTGATGAATCAAGGGGTGGAGTTGCAGAGGGAATTTTTCAGTCATAAGCTGCTAAGAGAGCATAAAGAAAATAATCTAAGTGAAATGCTGCAATTTCTGGTTGATGACTACCTTCCGCAGATGCTGAAGAGGTAACTGCACATTTCAGTTTGAGCATTTGTGTGCCGAATTTGTGTCAAATTTATGTCTAAACAGatatattaatttattcaaTGAATGAACGTCTCCTTCAATCATTGTCACTGACAGCAAGAATACTTTGATAATTCGTCTGTCTTAACCCTTGGCTCAATCTCTTAAATGCAGGCACACTGATCTGAACAGCAAATCCTCTGAGTTAACCGTCAGTCCGGCAGTGCCTTCCTTTCTGTGGCATCGGCCCAGAGCTGTGGTGGACTGCGTGATGAACAACCTAGATGCAGTGACCCGCAATGCTGCCAAAGTGGAAGAACTTGGTGAAGGAACCTTCAGGGTGTGGCAAATAAAAGACGGGGGTCGATCCTACACAGTCAGCTTTGGAACAAAGTCCAGGATGCCCTGCTGTGAGTGTGAGGTTTGGAGGAGCCAGCGTCTTCCCTGTGAACACTTCTGCCAGGTGTTCAGCTCTGTGCCTGAGTGGGGCTGGGAGAGCCTCTGCCCTAAGTATAGAGACCACCTTCTGCTCACCTTACACACGACCCGTCCCACAGAGACAGATGAGGCCGTTACAGAGATCATCGAACCCATGTCTACAGAATCCCTCTTGGATTTGGTCGGGTCTGCAGATACTGTCTCCATGACTGCACAGTTACCGCCAGCCTCGCAGGTCCCATTACCACCACAAACTCTGTCCACCCCTCAGGCCCCCTCTGTGCCCCAGGCCCCGTCAACTCCACAGGCCCCACCATCCTCTGACACCCCATCAGCTCTTAAGCTCCTGTCCAGCCCTCAAGCTCCATCAATCCCTCAGGCCCTATGTATGCCCCAATCCCTTTCAACTCCACAGGCCGCACTATCCCAAGCAAACCCATATGTTACAACAACCTCTCAAGCCCCAGCAGCTAAACAGGCTGTAACACCCACAGTAATACCTATCAAACTAGACTCTCAAGCCCCACCGGGTACAAAAACTATCCTGGTCCCTGTAGTGGCCAACAAAGTGACACCACAGACTCCAACAACTCCAGCTTCTCAAATCCAAACAACACAACAGACCCAAACATTGCCCATGATTATTACAAAAAATAACTTGAGTGGGACTCCTCAGTTTATCCTGGTCACACAAGCTCCATTAAAGTTACTGAATGCATCAACACCAAGTGTTACACAGCCCACTCCTACAACACAGACTCAGCCAGCGTTATCAGCTGCCCAGCTGCCACACCAAAGGGACGAGCTACAGAAGAAGTGTGCGGCTACACTGAGGGCCATCATGGAGAATGTGAACAAAATCGAGGACATAAAACAGCTCCAAGAGCTGAAACAGAAACTGGATGTTTTACAGGCACAGTCTCAGAGCTTGTTTTCAAAGGACCCCGGCCCACAGCCAGCAGCACCCACTACAACTCTTGTAaagaagaaaagggaggggGTGGACATCATTGTGGCCATGCCAAAACGCATCAAAGTACTCTCACCAATTGAtgctgaaaatgtgaaaaaataaccCTTTGTTTGAGAGTAGACAAGGAACGCACTGTATTGTCATAAAGGTTTTACATCTTATGGATTTACATTTTTCTGGACATACCAATCTGGATTTACCAATCGACTATTTCATCAGTTTTCTTGAGGTTGACATGATTTACTGGCCAGGTTTTCTGCTCAGTACAAGCTGAAGTGCCACAAAAGCACATGTCTGTCAGTAAAAGTGTGTCAAGGGGGTCACTGGAAAAAGCAAGCAGTAGTGTTTGCTGTGCAGCACAACTGTATTTTCTTTAATGGGCTTTTGTCACCTGTGGCTTGGAATCAATATCACTTCTCCTTTATCTACCAAACACAAAGATGTGCAGTATCTTATAGCCAAGAGGTTGGACAGTATTAGAAATGTTACAGAATTGCACATTGTGGTCCCAATCATGTGCCATAGTCTATTTCAAACTTTGTATATGTTGGTTAATTTATTTTGTCcctcatgaaaaaaaaataaaacaatatgttGTATAGTTCAGTTTTATGGGGTGGTAGATGTTTTTAACTTGGTCAAAGACGAAGTAGACCACTAAAGACCTAGACCACCAGGCTTACCTATGCTGTAGCAGGCTACTGCTGCTGAATATCCATCAAACTCCCTGTTCTAGCTTGTGCCTGGTAGAAAATAAGTTGGCTTACAGTAGGTAAAACATTTGAAGAggtttgttccaaaattagatatccaccattaaaaaaaaaaaaaaaaatgacacccactctcccatattgactgctggcatggaagttaagcacattatgggcTAGTATTGATAGtattgcctgatgaatttcaggtaacatttttccaaatggatatatagcattttgcaATGAAACCTTTCATTCTGATTTCAATCACAATCACCACAATCATCTCTGTCATCATAGTGACAAAAACACTGACCTCAGGAGACACCGTGCCATATGTGGCAGCACAAATTGTGTGCTGCCAAGTCTTTCAGGTCAACCTGACGGTTTCTGGACTGCCTCTCCATCTTTGGGGGACCAGACAAAGAGAGGACTCTGGAAACTGTGCAATTAATCTTATCaattatatataggctacatgccTTAGACAAGGTTCAAATTATGCTCAAGCGAGAATAGCTACACACTGCTCATCTTATGTTAATGGTATTACATAACTGATATACATAATGAGTTATGAACATGAATTCTGTATTATTGCTGTGAGCTATATTTTTAGAGTGGTGTATGTGTATAGTTAATCTTGACTCCACTATCCCAGCTATCTGTGCTGTAAGGCGTGACGGCCTTGTGGATGTGCTGCATTGGGCGACTCTCTGACTCTGTTCCCGGTCGGGCTGTGAGGCTGAAGTTGGTCTTCATTGTAGTTGTGCAAGATAAATAGGTAAGCTAAGACAAAACACAATTTAActcttaatttaaaaaataatctgAGTATGGAGAAGTCAGTCTTTTCTCAGTGAGCTTTGAACAATCAATAAATGACTTTTCCTTGCCAGGGTTAGCCTAagcctaaaaaaataaaactgctacATTGTGAACGTTGGTTGTGGTGCGGCTGACCATTCTTgggagtgggaggggggtgggcaCCGAACGTGTTGGGTCCTGGTTTCCCTTAGACCGGGGGCGTAACAATAATGCATTTACTTTACTTACCAAGTCTATCTCAGAGACTTTGCAATTATAAAAAGACAGTGTATTTCTTCAGCAGCTAAGTGTTAGCTAAGGAAAACTT
Encoded proteins:
- the LOC139933509 gene encoding uncharacterized protein LOC139933509 isoform X2; translated protein: MIDVKVCETIQEVNDQIRQFELSTCSKYVVNGVDKGYSIPRDLWKSARSRMRVFWEWCNGKDTPLIPFDGIPFVFVGRKMMGCHRGKDKHARKKQQYADKRDREEQEGLYNGKKGRRHLLIKTKKLSCPALIGVTRIAKFPGFKLDKADKMRERKTKSRALRVALQTDPGSVQWRDLYFIRVPRLSDHVGHPIDEGEEEVDDRVRALIKDKVKEGVTKVAEVKKHMVQFVQDELFPDSAPPQLRAFFPKEKTIRSIMKQARTEIHFTRIDLANLLGLAESWKQQAPKTNFMLRVHSESENLLLCYQTVWQQDLLRLYGREVCFLDAAYRRTQFPLPVYFLCVRSNISLMVVGLFVVQTKSAEALMEALGIFRQWNPAWIPHYILTEDCPKEMVAVETVFTGCQAVLNDHLREKTWTQWLCNGNRTIVNHTEILKMMCAIAGALTKQEHQAALKRLQESSIWKRPLFKNWFTDKWLAEEKRWANAVRADIVNFVSLMNQGVELQREFFSHKLLREHKENNLSEMLQFLVDDYLPQMLKRHTDLNSKSSELTVSPAVPSFLWHRPRAVVDCVMNNLDAVTRNAAKVEELGEGTFRVWQIKDGGRSYTVSFGTKSRMPCCECEVWRSQRLPCEHFCQVFSSVPEWGWESLCPKYRDHLLLTLHTTRPTETDEAVTEIIEPMSTESLLDLVGSADTVSMTAQLPPASQVPLPPQTLSTPQAPSVPQAPSTPQAPPSSDTPSALKLLSSPQAPSIPQALCMPQSLSTPQAALSQANPYVTTTSQAPAAKQAVTPTVIPIKLDSQAPPGTKTILVPVVANKVTPQTPTTPASQIQTTQQTQTLPMIITKNNLSGTPQFILVTQAPLKLLNASTPSVTQPTPTTQTQPALSAAQLPHQRDELQKKCAATLRAIMENVNKIEDIKQLQELKQKLDVLQAQSQSLFSKDPGPQPAAPTTTLVKKKREGVDIIVAMPKRIKVLSPIDAENVKK
- the LOC139933509 gene encoding uncharacterized protein LOC139933509 isoform X1 — encoded protein: MIDVKVCETIQEVNDQIRQFELSTCSKYVVNGVDKGYSIPRADLWKSARSRMRVFWEWCNGKDTPLIPFDGIPFVFVGRKMMGCHRGKDKHARKKQQYADKRDREEQEGLYNGKKGRRHLLIKTKKLSCPALIGVTRIAKFPGFKLDKADKMRERKTKSRALRVALQTDPGSVQWRDLYFIRVPRLSDHVGHPIDEGEEEVDDRVRALIKDKVKEGVTKVAEVKKHMVQFVQDELFPDSAPPQLRAFFPKEKTIRSIMKQARTEIHFTRIDLANLLGLAESWKQQAPKTNFMLRVHSESENLLLCYQTVWQQDLLRLYGREVCFLDAAYRRTQFPLPVYFLCVRSNISLMVVGLFVVQTKSAEALMEALGIFRQWNPAWIPHYILTEDCPKEMVAVETVFTGCQAVLNDHLREKTWTQWLCNGNRTIVNHTEILKMMCAIAGALTKQEHQAALKRLQESSIWKRPLFKNWFTDKWLAEEKRWANAVRADIVNFVSLMNQGVELQREFFSHKLLREHKENNLSEMLQFLVDDYLPQMLKRHTDLNSKSSELTVSPAVPSFLWHRPRAVVDCVMNNLDAVTRNAAKVEELGEGTFRVWQIKDGGRSYTVSFGTKSRMPCCECEVWRSQRLPCEHFCQVFSSVPEWGWESLCPKYRDHLLLTLHTTRPTETDEAVTEIIEPMSTESLLDLVGSADTVSMTAQLPPASQVPLPPQTLSTPQAPSVPQAPSTPQAPPSSDTPSALKLLSSPQAPSIPQALCMPQSLSTPQAALSQANPYVTTTSQAPAAKQAVTPTVIPIKLDSQAPPGTKTILVPVVANKVTPQTPTTPASQIQTTQQTQTLPMIITKNNLSGTPQFILVTQAPLKLLNASTPSVTQPTPTTQTQPALSAAQLPHQRDELQKKCAATLRAIMENVNKIEDIKQLQELKQKLDVLQAQSQSLFSKDPGPQPAAPTTTLVKKKREGVDIIVAMPKRIKVLSPIDAENVKK